A region of Elusimicrobiota bacterium DNA encodes the following proteins:
- the trpB gene encoding tryptophan synthase subunit beta: MPDRFPRLKDLPDRRGYFGEYGGRFVPETLVGPLEELEAAFRKFRRDPAFHRELSGLLKNFAGRPTPLLFAKNLTDRLGGPRLYLKREDLCHTGAHKVNNTLGQCLLAKRLGKTRVIAETGAGQHGVGTATACALLGLSCEVYMGAEDMERQALNVFRMRSMGATVIPVRSGSRTLKDAINEAMRDWVTNVRTTFYCIGSVVGPHPYPWMVREFQSVIGRETMQQHRAAAGRDPDALVACVGGGSNAIGLFAPFYDHPRVRFYGVEAGGEGLKTGRHAATLCAGSPGVLHGARTYVMQDADGQVSATHSISAGLDYPAVGPEHAFYKDSGRATYVAATDAEALAGFKLLNETEGLSPALESAHAVGFLPRLARRMKKNQSVVLGLSGRGDKDMAHLQTLLGLAGAIPSVSPSK, from the coding sequence ATGCCTGATCGCTTTCCTCGTCTGAAGGATCTTCCCGACCGTCGGGGCTATTTCGGGGAGTATGGCGGCCGGTTCGTTCCGGAAACCCTGGTGGGGCCGCTGGAGGAACTGGAAGCGGCTTTCCGAAAATTTCGACGGGATCCGGCGTTTCATCGGGAATTATCGGGCCTTCTTAAAAACTTTGCCGGGCGGCCCACGCCGCTCCTGTTCGCCAAAAACTTGACGGACCGTTTGGGGGGGCCGCGCCTCTATTTGAAGCGGGAAGACCTCTGCCACACCGGGGCCCACAAAGTGAACAACACCCTGGGCCAGTGCCTTTTGGCGAAACGGCTGGGAAAAACCCGCGTCATCGCCGAAACCGGCGCTGGCCAGCACGGGGTGGGCACCGCCACCGCCTGCGCTCTTTTGGGTCTTTCCTGCGAGGTCTACATGGGAGCCGAGGACATGGAGCGCCAGGCGTTAAACGTTTTTCGGATGCGGAGCATGGGGGCCACGGTCATTCCCGTTCGCTCGGGTTCCCGCACGCTGAAAGACGCGATCAACGAGGCCATGCGGGATTGGGTGACCAACGTTCGAACAACTTTTTACTGCATCGGGTCGGTGGTGGGTCCGCACCCTTACCCCTGGATGGTGCGGGAGTTTCAAAGCGTCATCGGTCGGGAAACCATGCAACAGCACCGCGCCGCGGCGGGCCGCGACCCGGACGCCCTGGTGGCGTGCGTGGGCGGCGGATCCAACGCCATCGGCCTCTTCGCCCCGTTTTACGATCACCCCCGGGTTCGGTTCTACGGGGTGGAGGCCGGAGGCGAGGGCCTGAAAACGGGCCGCCACGCGGCCACTCTCTGCGCCGGATCGCCTGGGGTTTTACACGGAGCGCGTACCTACGTCATGCAGGACGCCGACGGCCAGGTGTCGGCCACCCATTCGATTTCAGCGGGGTTGGATTATCCCGCCGTGGGCCCCGAACACGCGTTTTATAAAGATTCGGGCCGCGCCACCTACGTGGCCGCCACGGACGCCGAGGCCCTGGCCGGGTTCAAACTTCTGAACGAAACCGAGGGCCTCTCCCCTGCCCTGGAATCCGCCCACGCCGTGGGTTTCCTTCCCCGCTTGGCCCGGCGCATGAAAAAAAACCAATCCGTGGTGCTTGGCCTTTCCGGCCGAGGCGACAAAGACATGGCCCACCTTCAAACCCTGCTGGGACTCGCAGGGGCCATTCCCTCCGTTTCACCTTCCAAATAA
- a CDS encoding phosphoribosylanthranilate isomerase produces the protein MSTKVKICGITNEEDATWAVNLGAHYLGLNFYKDSPRKVSPDLAARIAKKVPSFVPTIGVFVDQGPAEIVKIAKKVGLGGIQLHGEQTPDDCRAIAGELEVLLIKAFRVAEEKDLDPLAAYKDVVGYFLLDTRVEGLAGGTGQTFPWDLAVRARAFGKPVFLAGGLTPENVAQAIETAQPFAVDVASGVEKSPKRKDYEKMKKFIEEVKYA, from the coding sequence ATGTCGACCAAAGTGAAAATCTGCGGGATCACCAACGAAGAAGACGCCACCTGGGCGGTGAACCTGGGGGCCCACTATCTCGGGCTGAACTTTTACAAGGACAGCCCTCGCAAGGTGTCCCCCGACCTGGCCGCCCGGATCGCAAAAAAAGTGCCTTCCTTCGTCCCGACCATCGGCGTCTTTGTGGACCAGGGACCCGCCGAGATCGTCAAAATCGCGAAGAAGGTGGGCCTGGGGGGGATCCAACTGCACGGGGAGCAGACGCCCGACGATTGCCGAGCCATCGCCGGCGAGTTGGAGGTTTTGCTCATCAAAGCGTTCCGCGTGGCGGAAGAAAAAGACTTGGACCCTTTGGCGGCCTACAAGGACGTGGTGGGGTATTTCCTCCTGGACACGCGCGTGGAAGGGTTGGCCGGCGGCACGGGTCAAACGTTTCCCTGGGACCTGGCGGTTCGCGCCCGCGCCTTCGGGAAGCCGGTCTTTTTGGCCGGCGGTTTGACGCCCGAGAACGTGGCCCAGGCCATCGAGACCGCCCAACCTTTCGCGGTGGACGTGGCCAGCGGAGTCGAAAAGTCTCCCAAACGGAAGGACTACGAAAAAATGAAGAAATTCATTGAAGAGGTCAAGTATGCCTGA
- the trpC gene encoding indole-3-glycerol phosphate synthase TrpC, producing the protein MTMVLNPIVRATRSALVQRRERVPLNELEKLARRASRPRSFSAALTRGGVSLIAELKAKSPSAGILRSRYDVAAGARAYTRAGARALSILTEPRFFGGKLEHLGLARQASGLPVLRKDFIVDPYQVVEARAHGADAVLLIVRLLTDWELGMLQSLAHDFSMEALVEIHDAAELKRAEKIGARLIGINSRNLDTLAMDPRAFEKWVPRAPQGAVLVAESGIKTAADVHRLAALGVNAMLVGESLLKQKNLESAARVLTTAGKD; encoded by the coding sequence GTGACAATGGTTTTGAATCCCATTGTCCGGGCGACACGTTCAGCCCTTGTTCAACGGAGGGAGCGGGTTCCCTTAAACGAGCTTGAAAAATTGGCGCGTCGCGCGTCGCGCCCCCGTTCTTTTTCCGCCGCGTTGACCCGAGGCGGGGTGTCTCTGATCGCCGAACTGAAGGCCAAAAGCCCTTCCGCCGGGATTCTTCGCTCAAGATATGACGTGGCCGCGGGAGCTCGGGCCTACACCCGGGCGGGGGCCCGGGCGTTGTCCATCCTGACCGAACCTCGATTCTTCGGGGGAAAACTCGAACACCTGGGGTTGGCTCGACAGGCCTCGGGGCTTCCGGTCCTTCGCAAGGATTTCATTGTGGACCCCTATCAGGTGGTGGAGGCCCGTGCCCACGGGGCGGACGCCGTCTTATTGATCGTTCGCCTGTTGACGGATTGGGAACTGGGAATGTTGCAGTCGTTGGCCCACGATTTCAGCATGGAGGCGTTGGTGGAAATTCACGACGCGGCGGAATTAAAAAGAGCGGAAAAAATCGGCGCGCGACTGATCGGGATCAACAGCCGGAATTTGGATACCCTGGCTATGGACCCCAGGGCCTTTGAAAAATGGGTTCCTCGGGCGCCCCAGGGCGCCGTTCTGGTGGCCGAGAGCGGGATTAAAACGGCCGCGGACGTTCACCGGTTGGCGGCGCTCGGAGTGAACGCCATGTTGGTGGGGGAATCTTTGTTAAAACAAAAAAATCTCGAAAGCGCGGCCCGGGTCCTCACGACCGCCGGAAAGGACTGA
- the trpD gene encoding anthranilate phosphoribosyltransferase — protein sequence MIQAGLVKLVEKTDLTFDEARESVSEIFSGHVPASQVAGFLIALRMKGETVDEIAGAAEAMRGAATRIHLPEAPVIADTCGTGGDKQGSFNISTAAAFVVAGAGFTVAKHGNRSISSACGSADVLEALGVKIDPPVAVVERCLKEIGIGFLFAPAFHPAMKHAMPVRRELGVRTVFNLLGPLTNPAGANAQVIGVFSDKMVEAMAQVLVRLGTRHSMVVHGAGHDEITLFGKTTVVEIVDGRLHRKTLTPGDFGFKRHSAAALRGGDKEENAGILRRILAGEAGPQRDAVVANAAAAILVASRAAGHRNVKTLKQARLVAEHSIDSGAAKEKLEKLVLLSQGSPA from the coding sequence ATGATTCAGGCGGGGTTGGTCAAGTTGGTGGAAAAAACGGATCTGACCTTTGATGAGGCCCGGGAATCCGTGTCCGAAATCTTTTCCGGCCACGTTCCGGCCTCCCAGGTGGCCGGGTTTCTGATCGCGCTTCGGATGAAGGGCGAGACGGTGGATGAAATCGCCGGGGCCGCGGAGGCCATGCGGGGCGCGGCCACGCGGATCCATCTTCCGGAGGCCCCGGTCATCGCGGACACCTGCGGGACGGGGGGGGACAAACAGGGAAGTTTCAATATTTCCACTGCGGCGGCGTTCGTGGTGGCCGGGGCCGGTTTCACGGTGGCTAAGCACGGGAACCGTTCCATCTCGTCGGCTTGCGGAAGCGCCGATGTGTTGGAGGCTCTCGGGGTAAAAATCGATCCGCCGGTGGCGGTCGTTGAGCGGTGCTTGAAAGAGATCGGCATCGGCTTCCTTTTCGCTCCGGCGTTCCACCCCGCCATGAAGCACGCCATGCCCGTTCGCCGGGAATTGGGGGTTCGGACGGTGTTCAATTTGTTGGGCCCGCTGACGAACCCGGCGGGAGCCAATGCCCAGGTGATCGGGGTGTTTTCCGATAAGATGGTGGAGGCGATGGCCCAGGTTTTAGTGCGGTTGGGAACCCGGCATTCCATGGTGGTCCACGGCGCCGGGCATGACGAAATCACGCTGTTCGGGAAGACCACGGTGGTGGAAATCGTCGACGGCCGTCTTCATCGGAAAACGCTGACCCCGGGAGATTTTGGGTTCAAGCGCCATTCGGCGGCCGCTTTGAGGGGAGGGGACAAAGAGGAAAACGCCGGCATCCTTCGACGGATTTTAGCCGGCGAAGCTGGACCCCAACGGGATGCGGTAGTGGCCAACGCCGCGGCGGCGATTCTGGTGGCCAGCCGGGCCGCCGGGCATCGGAACGTGAAAACCCTGAAACAGGCTCGCCTCGTGGCGGAACATTCCATCGATTCCGGCGCGGCCAAAGAAAAACTTGAGAAACTGGTCCTTTTGAGCCAAGGGTCTCCCGCGTGA
- a CDS encoding endonuclease domain-containing protein, translating into MGTQTARSLRKNPTEAERVLWRRLRRKGIEGHRFRRQHPLGPFVVDFVCLEEKLIVEVDGGQHSVDVSADAKRSFWLEKSGYKVIRFWNHEVIQNLETVLEMVRLSLERSNDTPLLSPPPQGGRTPTPL; encoded by the coding sequence TTGGGAACACAGACCGCTCGAAGCCTTCGAAAGAATCCCACCGAAGCCGAAAGAGTTCTTTGGCGAAGATTGCGCCGAAAAGGGATCGAGGGTCATCGGTTTAGGCGGCAACACCCCTTGGGACCCTTCGTCGTTGATTTTGTTTGTTTGGAAGAAAAACTTATCGTAGAAGTTGATGGGGGCCAACATTCGGTGGATGTTTCGGCGGATGCGAAAAGATCCTTCTGGCTGGAGAAAAGCGGGTACAAGGTCATTCGATTTTGGAACCACGAAGTTATTCAAAACCTGGAAACGGTGCTTGAAATGGTTCGATTGTCTCTAGAGCGATCAAACGATACCCCCCTCCTTTCTCCTCCCCCTCAAGGGGGGAGGACGCCGACCCCTTTATGA
- a CDS encoding aminodeoxychorismate/anthranilate synthase component II, producing MILVIDNYDSFTYNLVQYLGELGQEVRVVRNDEISIGEIPGLNPTHLLISPGPCTPKEAGISVPVIQAYAGKLPILGVCLGHQSLGYAFGGKIIRAKKLMHGKTSQIKHDGKGVFKGLKNPFTATRYHSLVIEKKTCPRHLIVTATSEDGEIMGVRHRTIPALEGVQFHPESILTEGGKDLLRNFLRMKI from the coding sequence GTGATCTTGGTCATCGACAACTACGATTCCTTTACCTATAACCTCGTCCAGTATTTGGGGGAACTGGGCCAAGAGGTTCGCGTGGTTCGAAACGACGAGATTTCCATCGGAGAGATCCCGGGCCTGAACCCCACCCACCTCTTGATTTCCCCCGGCCCCTGCACGCCCAAGGAAGCCGGGATCTCCGTTCCGGTGATCCAGGCCTATGCGGGGAAACTTCCGATTTTGGGCGTCTGTCTCGGCCATCAGTCCCTGGGGTACGCCTTCGGGGGCAAAATCATCCGCGCCAAAAAACTGATGCACGGCAAAACCTCCCAAATCAAGCATGACGGGAAGGGCGTTTTCAAAGGGCTGAAAAATCCATTCACGGCCACGCGCTACCATTCGTTGGTCATTGAAAAAAAGACCTGCCCCCGTCATCTGATCGTGACCGCCACCAGCGAAGACGGCGAAATCATGGGCGTCCGCCACCGCACGATCCCCGCGCTGGAGGGCGTTCAGTTCCACCCCGAAAGCATTCTGACCGAAGGCGGAAAGGACCTGTTGAGGAATTTTCTTCGAATGAAAATTTAA
- the trpE gene encoding anthranilate synthase component I, protein MIYPSLAEFKTLARRHSLVPLWVECPGDEVTPLALFHALYAKSPQCFLLESVEGGEHLGRYSFAAFEPRMVLRSRAASSPVVSATGVGPLEALRTALAQRRAPEVRGLPRFYGGAVGFTSYDILRHFERLPARASDPLGVPDFVFMLTGDLFIFDHVAHTIRLVRTVSVPRGASAEKMYKQTARDLVSRVSRLRPRAASLVPLAAAERRPLAASAEDRARYEEGVRRAKRYIAAGDIIQVVPSRRVSKRVQAHPLEIYRALRRVNPSPYMYFFRDGDTQVIGSSPEMLVRLEDGLAETRPIAGTRSRGATPELDERLARELLADPKERAEHLMLVDLARNDLGRVSRAGSVRVPDFMAIERYSHVMHIVSKVTGTLLPGRDAFDLFRAVFPAGTLSGAPKIRAMEIIEEIESTRRGLYGGAIGYFSYTGNMDMAIAIRTILMQKGVAHLQAGAGIVADSIPRKEFEETQSKMAALVAALRLAGEKL, encoded by the coding sequence ATGATCTATCCGTCGCTCGCGGAATTTAAAACGTTGGCGCGCCGCCACTCGCTGGTTCCTCTCTGGGTGGAATGCCCAGGGGACGAGGTGACCCCCTTGGCGCTCTTCCACGCGCTCTACGCCAAGAGCCCCCAGTGTTTTCTGTTGGAAAGCGTGGAGGGGGGAGAGCATTTGGGGCGATATTCTTTCGCCGCCTTTGAACCCCGGATGGTCCTCCGGTCTCGGGCGGCCTCCTCTCCAGTGGTTTCGGCCACCGGCGTGGGTCCCCTGGAAGCCCTGCGGACGGCGCTGGCCCAGCGCCGCGCTCCCGAGGTTCGGGGCCTCCCTCGTTTTTACGGCGGCGCCGTGGGGTTCACCAGTTACGACATCCTCCGGCATTTCGAGCGGCTCCCCGCCCGGGCTTCGGACCCCTTGGGAGTCCCGGACTTCGTCTTCATGTTGACGGGGGACCTGTTCATCTTTGACCATGTGGCCCACACGATCCGCCTGGTCCGGACCGTCTCGGTGCCGCGCGGCGCCTCGGCGGAAAAAATGTACAAACAGACGGCCCGGGACTTGGTGTCTCGGGTGTCGCGTCTTCGTCCGCGGGCCGCGTCGTTGGTCCCGCTGGCCGCGGCGGAGCGGCGTCCCTTGGCCGCGAGCGCGGAAGATCGCGCTCGTTACGAGGAGGGCGTTCGCCGGGCCAAACGGTACATCGCCGCTGGCGATATTATCCAGGTGGTCCCCTCCCGTCGGGTTTCCAAGCGGGTCCAGGCCCATCCTCTCGAAATCTATCGGGCGCTCCGCCGCGTCAATCCCTCCCCCTATATGTATTTTTTCCGTGACGGAGACACCCAGGTGATCGGGTCCAGCCCCGAAATGCTCGTGCGGTTGGAGGACGGGCTGGCTGAAACCCGTCCCATCGCCGGGACCCGTTCCCGCGGCGCCACGCCCGAACTCGACGAGCGGTTGGCGCGGGAACTTTTGGCCGACCCCAAAGAACGGGCCGAGCACCTCATGCTGGTGGACCTGGCCCGAAACGATTTGGGCCGCGTCTCCCGCGCGGGGAGCGTGCGGGTGCCCGACTTCATGGCCATCGAACGCTACAGCCACGTCATGCACATCGTCTCCAAAGTGACGGGAACGCTGTTGCCGGGCCGGGACGCCTTCGATCTGTTCCGCGCCGTTTTCCCGGCGGGAACGCTTTCCGGGGCGCCCAAAATCCGCGCCATGGAAATCATTGAGGAAATTGAGTCGACCCGCCGGGGTCTCTATGGCGGCGCCATCGGGTATTTTTCTTACACGGGGAACATGGACATGGCCATCGCCATCCGGACCATTTTGATGCAGAAGGGCGTGGCCCACCTGCAAGCCGGGGCCGGGATCGTGGCCGATTCCATCCCCCGTAAAGAATTCGAGGAGACCCAAAGCAAAATGGCCGCCCTGGTCGCCGCTCTGCGGCTCGCTGGAGAAAAACTGTGA
- the lepB gene encoding signal peptidase I: MIRVLYLTAVAVALGFLLRAYAFERIVVVSGSMEPTLPVGKTVLVNKFIYRLRPPRHGEIVTFPSPVENRELVKRIIAMEGDEVKIVEKQVQLNGRPLPEPYVQHTRAGENLVGDNMELGVVPAGHVVVMGDNRDESGDSRDWLGPTGGHIPFVAVKTIEGKLMVDR; encoded by the coding sequence ATGATCCGCGTCCTGTATTTGACGGCGGTGGCGGTGGCGTTGGGTTTCCTGCTTCGGGCCTATGCCTTCGAGCGGATCGTGGTCGTGTCCGGTTCCATGGAACCTACCCTTCCGGTCGGAAAGACGGTTCTGGTGAATAAGTTTATTTATCGGCTCCGCCCTCCTCGCCACGGGGAGATCGTGACGTTCCCTTCTCCCGTGGAAAACCGCGAGCTCGTCAAGCGCATCATCGCCATGGAAGGGGACGAGGTTAAAATTGTTGAAAAACAGGTTCAGTTGAACGGCCGCCCCCTGCCGGAACCTTATGTCCAGCACACCCGCGCCGGCGAAAATTTGGTCGGGGACAACATGGAACTGGGTGTCGTTCCGGCGGGCCACGTGGTGGTGATGGGCGACAATCGGGACGAGTCCGGCGACAGCCGCGATTGGTTGGGTCCGACGGGCGGGCACATCCCCTTTGTGGCGGTGAAGACGATCGAAGGTAAATTGATGGTGGACCGATGA
- the hisI gene encoding phosphoribosyl-AMP cyclohydrolase, which translates to MPEWVNEVKYDDKGLVPAVVQDDKDGTVLMVAYMNREALLETLERRRGVFFSRSRNKMWRKGEESGNFQDVRSMALDCDKDCVLIRVHQIGGAACHTGRKSCFFHQVTTDQRLELTGEILFDPKKVYGKK; encoded by the coding sequence ATCCCCGAGTGGGTCAACGAGGTGAAATACGACGACAAGGGGCTCGTGCCCGCGGTCGTCCAGGACGACAAAGACGGCACGGTGCTGATGGTCGCCTACATGAACCGGGAGGCGCTCTTGGAAACGCTGGAGCGCCGTCGCGGGGTTTTCTTCAGCCGGTCCCGCAACAAAATGTGGAGGAAGGGGGAAGAGAGCGGGAATTTTCAGGACGTCCGTTCCATGGCCCTGGACTGCGATAAAGATTGCGTCTTGATCCGTGTCCATCAAATCGGGGGCGCCGCCTGCCACACGGGCCGGAAATCCTGTTTTTTCCATCAGGTGACGACCGACCAGCGGCTCGAGCTCACCGGCGAAATTCTTTTTGACCCCAAGAAGGTTTACGGCAAGAAATAG
- the hisF gene encoding imidazole glycerol phosphate synthase subunit HisF: MKNGLTRRIIPCLDVDAGRVVKGTKFLNLRDAGDPVAVARRYNAEGADELVFLDITASSNQRGILLEVVRRTAEQVFIPLTVGGGVRTLEDIRALLNAGADKVSINTAGVQRPAFFSEASARFGAQCIVAAMDAKRRGPGRWEIYIHGGRTATGKDALAWARETVRRGAGEILLTSMDADGTKAGYDTEMLAAVSRAVTVPVIASGGAGTPRHFEDAFRAGADAALAASLFHFKELSIQNLKRYLRRRGIPMRAERRTG, encoded by the coding sequence ATGAAAAACGGCCTCACGCGACGGATCATCCCCTGCCTGGACGTCGACGCGGGCCGGGTGGTGAAAGGCACGAAGTTCCTGAACCTTCGGGACGCCGGAGATCCGGTGGCGGTGGCGCGCCGCTACAACGCCGAGGGGGCGGACGAGTTGGTTTTCCTGGACATCACGGCCTCCTCCAACCAGCGGGGCATTTTGCTGGAGGTCGTCCGCCGAACGGCCGAGCAGGTGTTCATCCCGTTGACGGTGGGGGGCGGGGTGCGGACCCTGGAGGATATCCGGGCCCTGCTGAACGCCGGGGCGGACAAGGTGTCGATCAATACGGCGGGCGTGCAACGTCCCGCTTTTTTTTCGGAGGCGTCGGCCCGCTTCGGGGCCCAGTGCATCGTGGCGGCCATGGACGCAAAAAGGCGGGGGCCCGGGCGTTGGGAAATCTACATCCACGGCGGGCGGACCGCCACGGGAAAAGATGCCTTGGCCTGGGCGCGGGAAACGGTGCGGCGGGGAGCGGGCGAGATCCTTTTGACCAGCATGGACGCGGACGGGACCAAAGCGGGTTACGACACGGAGATGTTGGCCGCTGTTTCCCGGGCGGTGACCGTCCCCGTGATCGCTTCCGGGGGGGCGGGGACGCCCCGTCATTTCGAGGACGCCTTCCGGGCCGGGGCCGACGCGGCGCTGGCGGCGTCGCTGTTCCATTTCAAAGAACTTTCGATTCAGAACTTAAAAAGATACTTGCGCCGGCGGGGAATCCCCATGCGCGCGGAGAGGAGAACCGGATGA
- the hisA gene encoding 1-(5-phosphoribosyl)-5-[(5-phosphoribosylamino)methylideneamino]imidazole-4-carboxamide isomerase, whose amino-acid sequence MQVIPAIDIKAGSVVRLIHGDPKQQTVYSSDPVEMARQWVAQGAQRLHVVDLDGAFTGQAANLDLVYRIKDAVNVVVQFGGGLRDPETVRKVLEKGVGRAIVGTAILKYPQWIKSAIAEFPGRLMASLDAVNGEVMIEGWQADSGQSLADVIKLIDNLGFREIVYTDIKQDGTLKGPNLKSIEAVLGMTHMGVYASGGISGLADIHALKSLEAKGLRGCILGKALYAGKVTLPEAIAAAG is encoded by the coding sequence ATGCAAGTAATTCCCGCCATTGACATCAAAGCCGGTTCCGTCGTGCGCTTGATCCACGGGGACCCGAAACAACAGACCGTCTATTCCTCCGATCCCGTGGAAATGGCACGGCAATGGGTGGCCCAGGGCGCCCAGCGGCTCCATGTGGTGGATCTGGACGGCGCTTTCACGGGCCAGGCGGCGAACCTGGACTTGGTCTACCGGATCAAGGACGCGGTGAACGTCGTTGTCCAGTTCGGTGGCGGCCTTCGGGATCCCGAGACCGTGCGAAAGGTTTTGGAGAAAGGCGTCGGGCGCGCCATTGTCGGGACGGCCATCCTCAAATATCCCCAGTGGATCAAGTCCGCCATCGCGGAGTTCCCGGGTCGCCTGATGGCTTCCCTCGACGCCGTCAACGGCGAGGTCATGATCGAAGGGTGGCAGGCGGATTCCGGCCAGAGCCTGGCCGATGTCATCAAGCTGATCGATAACCTGGGCTTCCGGGAAATCGTTTACACCGACATCAAGCAAGACGGGACGCTCAAAGGACCCAACTTAAAATCCATCGAGGCCGTGCTCGGAATGACGCACATGGGCGTTTATGCCTCGGGCGGGATTTCGGGTTTGGCGGACATCCACGCGCTCAAAAGTTTGGAAGCCAAAGGGCTTCGCGGTTGCATTTTAGGCAAGGCTCTCTACGCGGGCAAGGTCACCCTTCCCGAAGCCATCGCCGCCGCCGGCTAA
- the hisH gene encoding imidazole glycerol phosphate synthase subunit HisH: MGNLRSVEKALAQAGAKAFVSADAKVLERADLLVVPGVGAFESAMGVLRKKKLHGFVKEWIQSDRPYFGICLGLQILFEKSEEAPGVRGLGVLPGKVVKFRLKSSHLKVPHMGWNEVHPKGSATGLGKGVLPDSAHFYFVHSFYPRPADRSLVWATTPYGGEFCSAVARGNLAATQFHPEKSGPRGLRFLKNLLSRISSTR, translated from the coding sequence ATGGGAAACCTGCGTTCGGTCGAGAAGGCCTTGGCCCAGGCGGGGGCGAAGGCTTTCGTTTCGGCGGACGCCAAAGTTTTAGAGCGGGCGGACCTTCTGGTGGTGCCGGGCGTGGGAGCTTTTGAATCGGCCATGGGCGTCCTTCGCAAGAAAAAACTCCATGGGTTCGTCAAAGAGTGGATCCAATCGGACCGACCCTATTTCGGGATTTGCCTGGGGCTTCAAATCCTTTTTGAGAAAAGCGAAGAGGCCCCCGGGGTTCGGGGCCTCGGCGTTCTGCCGGGGAAGGTGGTCAAGTTTCGTCTCAAATCCTCCCACCTCAAGGTGCCGCACATGGGGTGGAATGAGGTCCATCCCAAAGGATCGGCGACGGGCCTGGGGAAGGGCGTCCTGCCCGACTCGGCCCACTTCTATTTTGTCCACTCTTTTTATCCCCGGCCCGCGGATCGTTCACTGGTCTGGGCAACGACGCCCTACGGAGGCGAATTTTGTTCCGCGGTGGCCCGGGGAAACCTGGCGGCCACCCAGTTCCATCCGGAGAAGAGCGGCCCCAGGGGCCTTCGCTTTTTAAAGAACCTTCTCAGCCGTATTTCATCGACGAGGTGA
- the hisB gene encoding imidazoleglycerol-phosphate dehydratase HisB, protein MKKRAAKRDRVTSETGVRLRLGLDGRGRYRVRTTLPFLDHMLELFAKHGNFDLEVAAQGDTHIDDHHLVEDIGLTLGEALVEALGDKRGIARYGQALKIGRALTPMDETLSYVALDLSGRPYFDWKVKFSVQNKAPFCFELLEDFFQAMAMTSKMNLHIKLLQGRNNHHIAESIFKGFGRALSQAVSIDPRRLSSVPSTKGSL, encoded by the coding sequence ATGAAAAAACGAGCGGCAAAACGGGATCGCGTCACTTCGGAAACCGGCGTGCGCCTGCGGCTGGGCTTGGACGGACGGGGCCGGTATCGGGTGCGGACGACCCTCCCCTTTTTGGATCACATGCTGGAACTCTTTGCCAAACACGGAAACTTCGACCTGGAGGTGGCGGCCCAGGGGGACACCCACATCGACGATCACCACTTGGTGGAGGACATCGGCCTCACGCTGGGGGAAGCCCTGGTCGAAGCTCTGGGCGACAAACGCGGCATCGCGCGTTACGGCCAGGCGCTTAAAATCGGCCGGGCCCTGACGCCCATGGACGAAACATTGTCCTACGTCGCTTTGGATCTCTCGGGCCGGCCCTATTTCGATTGGAAGGTGAAATTTTCCGTTCAAAACAAGGCGCCGTTTTGTTTCGAGCTGTTGGAGGATTTTTTTCAGGCCATGGCCATGACGTCGAAAATGAACCTGCACATCAAGTTACTTCAGGGCCGGAACAACCACCACATTGCCGAATCGATTTTTAAAGGGTTCGGCCGCGCCCTGTCCCAGGCGGTCTCCATCGATCCTCGCCGGCTCTCCTCGGTTCCCTCCACGAAAGGAAGCCTGTGA